Proteins encoded in a region of the Anopheles ziemanni chromosome 2, idAnoZiCoDA_A2_x.2, whole genome shotgun sequence genome:
- the LOC131281451 gene encoding epidermal growth factor receptor-like: MTTTLVDGRETQQDTLMLQSRPHSELVKEKICIGTNGRMSVPPNRENHYKNLRGRYTNCTYVDGNLEITWIQNGSNDISFLQHIREVTGYVLISHVDIPQVILPRLQIIRGRTMFKLNKWVDEFGLFVAFSQMNSLELPALRDLSGSVGILYNRNLCHLDTINWDEIMSDPQGNIRHTFNFTSQERECPPCHHSCEAGCWGEGAHNCQKFSKLNCSPQCSQGRCFGSKPGECCHQFCAGGCTGPTQEDCMACKNFYDDGVCREKCPRPQIFNTQKALWEPNPDGKYAYGTTCVRNCPEHLLRDNGACVRTCPPNKMPQNGECVPCNGACPKTCPGEGVVHSDNIGKYKDCIIIEGSLEILDQTFDGYQQVFANFSFGPRYTKIHPDRLEVFSTVKQITGYISIQGHHPDFTNLSYFRNLEVVGGRQLKEHFFASVYIARTSLQSLELKSLKRIESGSIVILENSSLCFADNIDWNKIMKGNDQETIVFKNQNATKCRAAGMECSEQCTSAGCWGKGPEQCLK, encoded by the exons ATGACAACAACCCTAGTGGATGGCCGTGAGACACAACAAGACACCTTGATGTTACAATCCCGCCCACACTCTGAGTtagtgaaggaaaaaa TATGCATCGGTACGAACGGACGCATGTCGGTGCCGCCGAACCGCGAGAACCACTACAAGAATCTGCGCGGTCGCTACACCAACTGTACGTACGTGGATGGCAACCTGGAGATCACCTGGATCCAGAATGGGAGCAACGACATCAGCTTTCTGCAGCACATTCGCGAGGTGACCGGGTACGTGCTGATCAGCCACGTCGACATCCCGCAGGTGATCCTGCCGCGGCTTCAGATTATCCGCGGGCGAACGATGTTCAAGCTGAACAAATGGGTCGACGAGTTCGGACTGTTCGTGGCCTTCTCGCAGATGAACTCGCTCGAGCTGCCGGCATTGCGTGACCTCAGCGGATCGGTGGGAATCCTTTATAATAGAAATTTGTGCCACCTAGACACAATCAACTGGGACGAGATCATGTCGGATCCGCAGGGTAACATACGGCACACGTTCAACTTCACATCACAGGAGCGGGAGTGTCCGCCGTGCCATCACTCGTGTGAAGCGGGTTGCTGGGGCGAAGGTGCCCACAACTGTCAGAAGTTCAGCAAGCTCAACTGTTCGCCTCAGTGCTCGCAGGGTCGCTGCTTTGGGTCGAAGCCTGGCGAGTGTTGCCATCAGTTCTGTGCTGGTGGTTGTACCGGTCCGACGCAGGAGGACTGTATGGCGTGTAAGAACTTCTATGATGACGGTGTGTGCCGGGAAAAATGTCCTCGGCCACAGAT CTTTAATACTCAAAAAGCACTCTGGGAACCGAATCCCGATGGCAAGTATGCGTATGGCACAACATGCGTACGAAATTGTCCGGAACATCTACTGCGTGATAACGGAGCCTGCGTTCGAACCTGTCCACCGAACAAAATGCCACAGAACGGAGAATGTGTACCATGCAATGGAGCCTGCCCGAAAACATGTCCCGGCGAGGGCGTGGTGCATTCGGACAACATCGGCAAGTACAAAGACTGCATCATCATCGAGGGTTCGCTGGAGATCCTCGATCAGACGTTCGACGGCTATCAGCAGGTGTTTGCGAACTTCTCGTTCGGACCGCGATACACCAAGATCCATCCGGACCGGCTGGAAGTGTTCTCCACCGTAAAGCAGATTACCGGTTACATCAGCATCCAGGGTCATCATCCGGACTTTACCAACCTTTCCTACTTCCGCAACCTAGAGGTGGTCGGTGGACGTCAGCTGAAGGAGCACTTTTTTGCCTCGGTGTATATTGCGCGG ACATCATTGCAATCATTGGAACTAAAGTCACTAAAGCGCATCGAATCGGGTTCGATTGTTATCTTGGAGAACAGCAGCCTATGCTTTGCAGACAATATCGAttggaataaaataatgaaggGCAATGACCAGGAGACAATCGTGTTTAAGAACCAAAACGCTACCAAATGCC GTGCAGCTGGGATGGAATGTTCTGAGCAGTGCACCAGTGCCGGTTGTTGGGGTAAAGGACCGGAACAGTGTCTGAAGTAA